TAACGCATGATGTGGTCAGGCTGGCTGAGGCGAAGGCATTGGGTCAAGTGACTCTTTTACCTGCTTTATGCCTGTCTTTGTCTTTGTGCATTTTGACAAACTACACAACTGATGAGTGGGCTCAGGACCAGGGGGAACCCTAAACTCCGAgacgtaaatattattattaatattgtaaaGTTTCCTACTTCTACAAGACACAACAAAATAGCTAATAACTAGGAAACTCTCAATAACCTAAACTACTTGCGCATTTCATCTTGGGAGTCTCATTCTTTAACATTCACATGTGATACCAATAGCAACAAATTGGGAACACAAAAATGACTACAATTTAAATAGAATAATATACAAAGCAGATAAAAAGTAATGAAAAGCTGGACGAGAAATAATCACAGCAAAGAAGATCCAATGTGCCCAAAATTGAGACTgcaaatacttttttttatttttttttatttctggaATCCTATCCTATTTCCGTCTTTCCCACTTTCAAATATAGTGTTCCTTCTCTCTTCCAACCCAACAAACATCACTGCTCTctctttcctcctcctcctcctcctcctcctcctctcaaCTGCTTTTTTAAGCCTTGGTAATCTGCTACTTCATTTGCTTTCTTGGTTTCATAGTCTGCTCACCTTTTCACCCTTCTTTACTCTCAATTATCTATCTCTTTTTTTGCCTTTTACTCACATGTATGCAGGCTTTCCGTGAGTGGTCCTTGAGTTCAGTCTTACACCGTTATTcagtaaccaaaatagaaatacaaAGTGTATGAGCATTTAGTTCAGTTTCCATTGTCATCATAGATATGGAAACAGGGTCAAACAATCAGTATGTACCGGTAGTTGAGGTGCCACCCACAGTGAGGGAACCAAGTCGCTATTCGCATCGATCAATCGAAACACTGATCGTAGTGCTGGCAGCTATAACTATCATAGGTGTTATTGCAGGGATCATTGCTCGGCTATGTGGTGGAAGGCATTTCGGTGGAAATGGGGAGAACGACATTGAAGGATGGATAGAAAACAAGTGCAGAAGTTGCATTGATGGTG
This window of the Gossypium hirsutum isolate 1008001.06 chromosome A09, Gossypium_hirsutum_v2.1, whole genome shotgun sequence genome carries:
- the LOC107889399 gene encoding uncharacterized protein, with protein sequence METGSNNQYVPVVEVPPTVREPSRYSHRSIETLIVVLAAITIIGVIAGIIARLCGGRHFGGNGENDIEGWIENKCRSCIDGGVPAAVPPPKEEPKPAREEEKK